In Helianthus annuus cultivar XRQ/B chromosome 9, HanXRQr2.0-SUNRISE, whole genome shotgun sequence, the following are encoded in one genomic region:
- the LOC110876638 gene encoding uncharacterized protein LOC110876638: protein MAVRPFVLLEASFAFHAYSRRLLNGLVQYVCGLKLIEQAGTNRGKNAMQSDTAHMQPALCPPTTYSPSVSAQDNISCTTRHSHQSLAGPSRLRSSRPKKTEGIRVRTPRRAAFASTGAHVRYQNLGRPTFTCHNCAAIMWYEERNKNAKSSDGTTFSSCCQDGKVLLARLLDPPEPLRSLLDYNDPSTLKFREQIRVYNSMFCFTSFGGKIDHAINSGRSLYTFRISGQNYHRIGSMLPVEGEQPRYAQLYFYDTQNKVKNRITALFGQTHCHDTCDEAIVASLIRMLDTHSPLANAFRMARDWCTQNERNNCQLRLLGQIINNPQYNRPNVSEVAVLITNDFGDNTEPRDVIVSTKHGALQRISELHQLYMALQYPLLFPYGETGFHERIHYHDNTGRRATKRQCVTMREYYCYRIHYRNTEGTTLLRGGRLFQQYLVDSYAAIEEQRLRWMRNNQNELRVELYHNVCDAVTRGDTNAKAIGQRIVLPATFTGSPRYMIQNYQDAMALCRTFGNPDLFVTFTANPKWPEIDDMVSLIPGQKSHDRADVVSRVFKLKLTSLIEDIMKKQIFGSCQAAVYTIEFQKRGLPHAHLLLWLEHSAESRTPAGIDDLISAEIPSEMDDPSGYKAVTDYMLHGPCGNDARSAPCTTDGKCMKHFPKPFYRETTIDEDGYPVYRRRDTKIFFKKGKTKLDNRFVVPYNRYLLLKYESHINVEWCTQSRAIKYLFKYLNKGPDRATMVVQENIGNNGEQRTQQIVKVDEIKNYLDCRYLSPCEAVWRMLAFPIHYSFLSVMKLTFHTPDQHLLTLRDSDSLPALLNRDGIRDTMFTQWFALNNRDEAARELTYAEIPTRYVWQEDNKVWKTRLERTAIGRIVYCNPAAGPKYYLRMLLGIVRGPRSFEEIKTVDGVVYATFKEACYAYGLLNDDKEWNDALSEAKLWASGSQLRELFVTMLLFCEVNRPAQLWAENWEILSDDILYLKRRLFMFPGLHLSDDQLKNYCLIELNELLEKNGKSLSDFTDMPQPDTSLLDKMDNRLIREELSYNKKKITDEHDRLYASLNTEQTAIYDTVIESVTTRKGGFYFVYGPGGTGKTFLYKAILSRLRSMGMIALAVASSGIASLLLPGGRTAHSRFAIPLELLQNSTCAIKQNTQLAHLLQEIRLIIWDEAPMMQKYAFEALDKTLRDILGFPAHANRERVFGGMPVLLGGDFRKILPVIPKGKREDVVQACINKSYLWKSCKLFRLHRSMRVNEYTSAGVLDMDRQLFNKWLLEIGDGIVPSKTKEGEDEPTWIEIPTRFIVDGCGLPVESIVNAVFPSFTERQVDDDYLCERAILTPRNIDADEINDYMFAQLRRTTKTYKSSDEICRASTDVLEQEQLYPSEFLNSLTFPGMPPHALHLKEGLPIMLLRNVNPSQGLCNGTRLIITDLGKFVIKARILTGSNRGDTALIPRITLSSTKSKWPFIMKRRQFPVKPCYAMTINKSQGQSLKVVGLYLPRPVFSHGQLYVALSRVTTPEGLKIVIVGDGNGSMKNHTRNIVYKETFNNLATSDETQ, encoded by the exons ATGGCTGTGCGCCCCTTTGTGCTGCTCGAAGCCTCTTTCGCCTTTCATGCGTATTCACGTCGTTTGCTTAACGGGTTGGTCCAATACGTTTGTGGGTTAAAACTGATTGAGCAGGCTGGAACAAACAGAG GTAAAAACGCCATGCAGAGCGATACAGCGCATATGCAACCTGCTTTATGTCCACCAACAACATATTCTCCCTCCGTATCTGCCCAAG ACAATATTTCCTGCACTACACGGCATTCTCATCAAAGTTTAGCGGGCCCATCACGCCTGCGCTCTTCTCGGCCTAAAAAAACAGAAG GTATTCGTGTTCGCACCCCACGAAGGGCAGCGTTTGCATCAACAG GTGCGCATGTTAGGTACCAGAACCTTGGTCGTCCAACCTTCACGTGCCATAATTGTGCGGCGATCATGTGGTATGAAGAGAGGAATAAAAATGCGAAGTCGTCTGATGGGACGACTTTCTCTTCGTGCTGCCAGGATGGTAAGGTTTTGCTTGCTCGCCTTCTTGATCCGCCTGAACCATTAAGATCATTACTTGATTATAACGACCCGTCGACACTTAAATTCAGAGAACAGATTAGAGTTTACAATAGCATGTTCTGTTTCACATCATTTGGGGGAAAGATTGATCATGCTATAAACAGTGGTCGAAGCCTATACACCTTCCGAATAAGTGGGCAGAACTACCATCGAATAGGCTCCATGTTGCCAGTTGAAGGTGAGCAACCAAGATATGCCCAGCTGTATTTCTACGACACGCAAAACAAAGTTAAAAACCGTATAACTGCTTTGTTTGGCCAGACCCATTGTCACGACACATGTGACGAAGCAATTGTTGCGTCCCTGATCAGAATGTTAGACACCCACAGTCCTTTGGCTAACGCCTTCCGCATGGCACGTGACTGGTGCACTCAAAATGAAAGAAACAATTGTCAACTACGCTTACTTGGCCAAATAATAAACAATCCACAATACAACCGCCCTAATGTGTCTGAAGTTGCTGTTCTTATCACAAACGACTTTGGGGACAACACTGAACCACGTGATGTTATCGTTAGCACAAAGCACGGCGCGCTTCAACGCATATCGGAATTACATCAGCTTTACATGGCTTTGCAAtatccgttgttgtttccataCGGAGAGACCGGGTTCCACGAACGAATACACTACCATGACAACACAGGACGTCGGGCGACTAAACGACAATGTGTCACAATGCGGGAATACTACTGCTACAGAATCCATTATCGCAATACCGAAGGCACCACCCTGTTAAGAGGCGGTCGTTTATTCCAACAGTATTTAGTTGACTCATACGCAGCTATCGAAGAACAAAGATTGCGCTGGATGAGGAATAACCAAAATGAACTGCGGGTTGAACTCTATCATAATGTTTGTGACGCTGTGACGCGTGGGGATACAAATGCCAAGGCTATCGGTCAACGTATAGTTTTACCGGCAACCTTTACGGGCAGTCCAAGATATATGATCCAAAATTACCAAGACGCCATGGCTCTGTGCCGCACTTTTGGGAACCCCGACCTGTTTGTAACGTTTACAGCTAACCCAAAATGGCCTGAAATCGATGACATGGTATCTCTCATACCCGGCCAAAAGTCTCATGACCGTGCAGATGTTGTATCACGCGTTTTTAAGCTAAAGCTTACCTCCTTGATTGAAGATATTATGAAGAAACAAATCTTTGGTAGCTGCCAAGCAG CTGTTTATACAATTGAGTTTCAGAAACGAGGCCTACCGCACGCGCACCTTTTGTTGTGGCTTGAACATTCTGCCGAGTCACGCACACCGGCTGGCATAGATGATTTGATTTCTGCAGAGATCCCATCGGAAATGGACGATCCATCCGGCTATAAGGCCGTAACAGATTACATGTTGCACGGCCCATGTGGAAACGATGCGCGCAGTGCTCCGTGTACAACAGATGGAAAATGCATGAAACACTTTCCGAAACCATTTTACCGAGAAACAACAATTGACGAAGACGGTTACCCGGTTTATCGCCGACGAGATACCAAGATCTTCTTTAAGAAGGGCAAAACGAAGCTTGACAACCGGTTTGTCGTCCCATACAACCGCTACCTCCTCTTAAAGTACGAATCTCACATCAATGTTGAATGGTGCACCCAATCCCGAGCGATAAAATACCTGTTTAAATACTTAAACAAGGGGCCAGACAGGGCTACAATGGTTGTTCAGGAAAACATTGGCAATAACGGTGAACAGCGTACACAACAGATTGTTAAGGTTGATGAGATTAAAAACTATCTGGATTGCCGGTACTTATCACCATGTGAAGCTGTGTGGAGAATGCTTGCATTTCCTATACATTACTCATTCCTATCCGTCATGAAACTAACGTTCCATACACCTGATCAACATCTGCTCACGTTACGTGATTCAGACAGCTTACCGGCATTGTTAAACCGGGACGGGATACGAGACACGATGTTCACCCAATGGTTTGCGCTAAACAACAGAGATGAAGCGGCAAGAGAGTTAACGTACGCCGAGATACCAACAAGGTATGTGTGGCAAGAGGATAACAAGGTTTGGAAAACGCGGTTGGAACGGACAGCCATTGGGCGGATTGTGTATTGCAATCCAGCAGCTGGGCCAAAGTATTATCTAAGAATGTTGTTGGGAATTGTGAGAGGGCCTCGAAGTTTTGAAGAAATAAAAACGGTCGACGGAGTCGTATATGCAACATTCAAAGAAGCCTGCTATGCGTATGGCTTGCTTAATGATGACAAGGAGTGGAATGACGCCCTGTCAGAGGCTAAATTATGGGCGTCCGGTTCCCAACTACGGGAATTGTTTGTTACCATGTTGTTGTTTTGCGAAGTGAATCGCCCGGCGCAACTCTGGGCAGAAAATTGGGAGATACTATCTGATGATATTTTGTACCTAAAACGTAGGCTCTTCATGTTCCCAGGGTTACATTTATCTGACGACCAGCTTAAGAACTACTGCCTGATCGAACTAAATGAACTATTGGAGAAAAATGGAAAATCGTTATCGGATTTCACAGATATGCCCCAGCCGGATACGTCGCTCCTCGATAAGATGGATAATCGTCTAATTAGGGAAGAGTTGAGTTACAATAAAAAAAAGATAACAGACGAACACGATCGATTATATGCATCACTGAACACGGAACAGACGGCCATATACGACACAGTCATTGAATCTGTTACCACTCGAAAAGGCGGGTTCTATTTCGTGTATGGTCCGGGTGGGACAGGCAAGACGTTCCTGTACAAAGCCATTCTGTCACGCTTAAGATCTATGGGCATGATTGCCCTTGCGGTTGCATCTTCAG GTATCGCGTCCCTTCTATTACCCGGTGGTCGGACAGCTCATAGCCGCTTCGCTATCCCTTTAGAATTACTTCAAAATAGCACGTGTGCCATCAAACAAAATACCCAGTTGGCACACCTATTACAAGAGATAAGGTTAATCATCTGGGACGAAGCACCAATGATGCAAAAATATGCTTTTGAAGCGCTTGATAAAACACTTAGAGATATCTTGGGGTTTCCTGCCCACGCAAACAGGGAACGCGTGTTTGGTGGCATGCCTGTTTTACTTGGTGGTGATTTCAGAAAAATCCTGCCCGTCATCCCAAAAGGAAAAAGAGAAGATGTTGTTCAGGCATGCATAAATAAATCGTATCTGTGGAAAAGTTGTAAACTCTTCAGACTCCACCGTAGTATGCGTGTCAACGAATACACCTCAGCAGGTGTGCTAGACATGGATAGGCAACTTTTCAACAAATGGTTGTTAGAAATCGGCGATGGAATTGTTCCTTCAAAGACCAAAGAAGGTGAGGATGAGCCTACCTGGATCGAGATACCCACCAGGTTCATCGTAGATGGTTGTGGCCTTCCTGTGGAATCGATTGTTAACGCTGTCTTCCCGTCATTTACAGAAAGGCAGGTTGATGACGATTATTTGTGTGAAAGAGCAATACTAACCCCGCGCAATATAGATGCGGACGAAATCAATGATTACATGTTTGCACAACTGAGACGAACCACAAAGACCTACAAGAGTTCTGATGAGATATGTCGCGCGTCCACGGATGTATTAGAACAGGAACAACTCTATCCGTCTGAATTTCTAAACTCTTTGACATTCCCAG GTATGCCGCCGCACGCTTTGCATTTAAAAGAAGGCCTCCCTATCATGCTTTTAAGAAATGTGAACCCCTCGCAAGGATTATGTAATGGCACCCGCCTTATTATAACAGACCTTGGGAAATTTGTTATCAAGGCTAGAATACTTACTGGGTCTAATCGTGGAGATACTGCATTAATACCGAGAATAACCCTTTCATCGACGAAATCAAAATGGCCATTTATTATGAAAAGACGCCAGTTCCCAGTAAAACCATGCTATGCAATGACCATTAATAAAAGTCAAGGCCAATCATTAAAAGTCGTTGGTCTGTATTTGCCTCGCCCTGTGTTTAGCCATGGTCAGCTATATGTCGCGCTTTCAAGGGTTACGACACCTGAAGGTTTAAAGATTGTCATCGTCGGGGATGGCAACGGTAGCATGAAAAACCATACCAGAAACATCGTTTATAAAGAGACGTTTAACAATTTGGCGACATCAGATGAGACACAATAA